ATCGGCATCTCCCGTCCCGCCGTCGGTCAGAGTGAAACTCAGGCGGTTACCCGATACGACGGCACTCAGCTCCGTAAAACCGTTCCCCGTATCATACTTCCAGTATTCCACATCTGCAGGAAAGCTTGCCTGACTGTAGATCGTGACCGTAACGCTTCCTCCGACAGCAACGTTTTCTATCTTATATTGAAATCCGCCGTATGAAAAGTCCGCCGGGAGACTTTCCGACAGATAAGCGGAAGGACTGCTGATAAATACGGCTTCGGCAATCCGGACAGCCGAAGCGGAGACCTTCAGCGCAATCTTTCCCTTCTTCCCTTCCAATGTCACCAGCGTAGCGTCCAGACGATCCGGAACCCCATCACCATCAATGTCATTGCTCAATTCCTGGCTGTCCGGAATCCCGTCATTGTCCGAATCGGTATCCAACGCATCGATGATCCCGTCTCCATCCGAATCCAGAGGAGAAGATATATTGCCGATCTCCTGACTGTCCGGGATTCCGTCCTGGTCGCTGTCGGTCAGGTTGGGATTCAGAGCGATGGATGTCTCTTCAATGTTCGTCAATCCGTCGCCATCCTGATCACCGTTCGGACCGTCCGTATCATTCATATCAACATAGTTGGGGGCGCCGTCGTTGTCGGAGTCGCCTGTACCCTCTACGGCATCCGGTTTCCCGTCGTTGTCGGAATCAAGATCAAGGGCGTCGATCGTGCCGTCACCGTCAGAATCGATGGGAGTCTTCCCTTTGTCAAATTCCGCCTGATCGGAAATCCCGTCTCCGTCGGAATCGGCAAGGTTCGGGTTCAACCCATATGTCACCTCGGTCGAATTGCTGATTCCGTCGCCATCCTGATCACCGTTCGGACCGTCCGTATCATTCATATCAACATAGTTGGGGGCGCCGTCGTTGTCAGAGTCGCCTATACCTTCCACGGCATCCGGTTTTCCGTCGTTGTCGGAGTCGAGATCAAGGACGTCGATCGTGCCGTCACCGTCGGAATCGATAGGACGGACCCCGTTCCCCCATTCAACAAAATCCGATATTCCGTCGCCGTCCGAATCGGCAAGGTTCGGATCCAATCCATACTTAAGCTCCTGACTGTTGGAGAGTCCGTCATGATCCGGATCCGCCTGTGAATCATAAACGGTGATCATCTTGCTGACGGTTGTTTCCCCTCCATTATTATCGGTAACCCGGAGAGAGACCGCAAAACCGCCCGCCGCTGAAAAGGTGTGCGAAGGATTCGCCGTATAGGCGGAGGAATGATCACCGAAATCCCAGACATAACCGGTGACCTGCCCGTCACTGTCCGATGCGTTCGCCGTAAATGCCACAGTCAACGGGGCAACACCGGTCGTTTTGTCCGCGGTCATGGTCACGGAGGGCGGAACATTCGGATGATCGGAGACAACGATCGACTGTGAGGCGGTCGCGGTGGCCCCCTGGTTATCCGTTATCGTGAGCGTCGCCGTATAGGTGCCGGCCACACGATAGACATGCGTGGGCGCAGAACCTGAACCGCTGCTTCCGTCGCCAAAATTCCAGGCATAGGAAGCAATCGTTCCGTCCGTATCCGTCCCCAGGCCGTAGAACCGGACGGAGAGAGACACCTGTCC
This genomic window from Deltaproteobacteria bacterium contains:
- a CDS encoding PKD domain-containing protein; the protein is MKALRMETIRSKSLIFLILCFLVVSLRPGFAEASVTVAWDQTTTNADGTACSDLAGYRIYYDTDGSGAPYNGTGLSQGNSPISVPVASLSDPANPELTLSGLTAGVTYHIAVTSYDTSGNESGYSNEVTATESVNHAPTASAGADQTVTQSQLTGGSIQVNLDGSGSSDPDGDNLTYSWVQVSGGAVNLLGSTAATPFFSATSALSGQTLVFKLTVNDGKASSTDTVQVVVEQAASSGNSPPTASVSASPTQGQVSLSVRFYGLGTDTDGTIASYAWNFGDGSSGSGSAPTHVYRVAGTYTATLTITDNQGATATASQSIVVSDHPNVPPSVTMTADKTTGVAPLTVAFTANASDSDGQVTGYVWDFGDHSSAYTANPSHTFSAAGGFAVSLRVTDNNGGETTVSKMITVYDSQADPDHDGLSNSQELKYGLDPNLADSDGDGISDFVEWGNGVRPIDSDGDGTIDVLDLDSDNDGKPDAVEGIGDSDNDGAPNYVDMNDTDGPNGDQDGDGISNSTEVTYGLNPNLADSDGDGISDQAEFDKGKTPIDSDGDGTIDALDLDSDNDGKPDAVEGTGDSDNDGAPNYVDMNDTDGPNGDQDGDGLTNIEETSIALNPNLTDSDQDGIPDSQEIGNISSPLDSDGDGIIDALDTDSDNDGIPDSQELSNDIDGDGVPDRLDATLVTLEGKKGKIALKVSASAVRIAEAVFISSPSAYLSESLPADFSYGGFQYKIENVAVGGSVTVTIYSQASFPADVEYWKYDTGNGFTELSAVVSGNRLSFTLTDGGTGDADKTANGVIVDPGFVGEPLSNSSGSSGASAGSGGGGGGCALSGRPGNGVDGLFLLLPVFVLIVRIRCRKQ